Part of the Thermodesulforhabdaceae bacterium genome is shown below.
GAAGAGTTGTAAGAGTGCTTCCAGGTATGCAGTCGGCCTTCGTTGATATTGGTTTGGAGAGGGCGGCATTCCTTCATGTAGGGGACGTGATTTTTAATCACGAAGACATAGCTCTTGAAGAATTTCTGCAGTGTGAAAACGGAACGGGCGATAACGATAAACAGCCCAACGATTTACAAACTTCCTTTCTGGAGTCATCACCTATAGAAGATTTGCTTCGAGAAGGACAGGAAATTCTGGTTCAAATAGCCAAGGAACCACTCGGCACAAAAGGAGCCCGGGTTACTACTAATATTACGATACCAGGAAGGAAGCTGGTCCTTATGCCGCTTGCTCGCCATGTGGGCGTATCGAGGCGGATTGAGGACGAAGTTGAACGGGAACGACTGAGAGAACTCATGAATTCCATCAAGCCATCCAATATAGGCTTTATTGTAAGGACAGCCGCTGATGGAACGGATGAGCGAAAGCTTGTTGCCGAGATGGATTTTCTCCTGAAGGTTTGGGAAAATATTAAAGAAAAGGCATCGAAAGCACCTGTTCCTTCGCTTATTTATAGAGAACTGGACATTACTCTTAGGGCAGCTAGAGACCTCTTCGCTAAAGAGGTGGAAAGGCTCATTGTGGATTCCGAGAAGGAATATGAGAAAATTGTTAACTTTCTGGAAACCTTTGCTCCCGGCCTCACAACTCAGGTGGAGCTTTATCGTGGTAGCCAGCCTATTTTCGACTTTTACGGTATTGAAATGGAAATTCAAAGAGCTCTTGAAAAAAAGGTCTGGCTCAAATCCGGAGGGTATATTGTAATAGAATCCACAGAGGCTCTTACCACCATAGATGTTAATACAGGAAGGTATGTGGGTAAGAGGAATCTGGATGAGACGATTCTCAAAACAAACCTGGAGGCGGTTCAAGAAATTGCCTGTCAGCTTAGACTTAGAAACATTGGTGGCATTATAATTATCGATTTTATTGACATGGAAAAGCCTTCAGATCGGGAGAGAGTTTTTCAGGCTCTGCTGGATGCTCTGAAGCGAGACCGAAGCAAAACCAAAGTCCTGCCCATGTCGGAATTTGGACTTGTGCAGATGACTCGAAAGAGAACGCGAGAAAGCATTGGACGACTTCTACATGAAGCTTGTCCTTATTGTGAAGGCACAGGGTTAATCAGGTCGAAGCAATCGATTTGTTACGAAATTCTGCGGGCGATAGAAAGGGACAGGAACGAGCTTTTTGGAAAATCCGTGGTTGTAAGGGCTCATCCGGATGTGGTGGGGCTTTTCTATGACGATGAGAGATCATCCTTTGAATATGTGGAAGAGAGTTTGCATGCAAGGATATACCTTCAACCTGATGCTTCCTTGCATCATGAGGAATTTGACATTGCGGTTCTTGGAGAAGAGAGGAGGAGCGAGTGATGGCGTCTAGGGAGTTGTCTAGTAGTTTGTATGAAAGGGCAAAGAAGGTGCTTCCTGGGGGAGTTAATAGTCCCGTGAGGTCAGCTCGAGCTGTGGGAACTCATCCAATCTTCATTAAAAAAGCTCATGGATCATTTATTTGGGATGAAGACGGCAATAGATATATAGATTACGTATGTTCCTGGGGACCCCTAATCCTTGGACACAGCCATCCAGAAGTGGTTAAGGCTATTCAGGAAGCGGCTGAAAAGGGCACTTCTTACGGGATTCCCTGCCGTCTTGAAGTGGAAATGGCAGAACAAGTGGTGAAAATGGTTCCATCCATTGAAGTGGTTAGGTTCGTAAATTCTGGGACAGAAGCTGTTATGAGCGCTATAAGGCTTGCTAGAGGAGTCACTGGTCGGAAAAAGATTATAAAGTTCGACGGATGTTATCATGGTCATAGCGATGCCTTATTAGCGAAATCTGGGTCCGGGGTTGCAACCTTTGGAGTGCCTGGTAGTGCGGGAGTTCCGGAAGAAGTAGTTTCTCAGACGATTATTCTTCCATACAACGATTTGAAAGCCGTCGAAATGGTAATGGACAGTGACGGGAAGAACATAGCCGCAGTTATTGTTGAACCAGTGGCGGGAAACATGGGAGTTGTTCCGCCAGAAGAAGGGTTCCTTGCTGGTCTTAAAAATCTTTGCGA
Proteins encoded:
- a CDS encoding Rne/Rng family ribonuclease, which codes for MSGELVINAAPYETRVALLENGHVVEFYFERPSDKGITGNIYKGRVVRVLPGMQSAFVDIGLERAAFLHVGDVIFNHEDIALEEFLQCENGTGDNDKQPNDLQTSFLESSPIEDLLREGQEILVQIAKEPLGTKGARVTTNITIPGRKLVLMPLARHVGVSRRIEDEVERERLRELMNSIKPSNIGFIVRTAADGTDERKLVAEMDFLLKVWENIKEKASKAPVPSLIYRELDITLRAARDLFAKEVERLIVDSEKEYEKIVNFLETFAPGLTTQVELYRGSQPIFDFYGIEMEIQRALEKKVWLKSGGYIVIESTEALTTIDVNTGRYVGKRNLDETILKTNLEAVQEIACQLRLRNIGGIIIIDFIDMEKPSDRERVFQALLDALKRDRSKTKVLPMSEFGLVQMTRKRTRESIGRLLHEACPYCEGTGLIRSKQSICYEILRAIERDRNELFGKSVVVRAHPDVVGLFYDDERSSFEYVEESLHARIYLQPDASLHHEEFDIAVLGEERRSE
- the hemL gene encoding glutamate-1-semialdehyde 2,1-aminomutase, giving the protein MASRELSSSLYERAKKVLPGGVNSPVRSARAVGTHPIFIKKAHGSFIWDEDGNRYIDYVCSWGPLILGHSHPEVVKAIQEAAEKGTSYGIPCRLEVEMAEQVVKMVPSIEVVRFVNSGTEAVMSAIRLARGVTGRKKIIKFDGCYHGHSDALLAKSGSGVATFGVPGSAGVPEEVVSQTIILPYNDLKAVEMVMDSDGKNIAAVIVEPVAGNMGVVPPEEGFLAGLKNLCERHGSLLIFDEVITGFRLAPGGAQEYYGIKPDITCLGKIIGGGLPVGAYGASSDIMRYVAPDGPVYQAGTLSGNPLAMAAGLATLRILEQNSIYDDLEKKSEYLERGLREVSDKLGVAVTIQRVASMGCGFFIDKPVKNFDDAKECDTEAYGVFFREMLNRGIYLAPSQFEAFFVSNAHTVEDLDLTIKAAGEALVSVQNMRKR